A single Heterodontus francisci isolate sHetFra1 chromosome 11, sHetFra1.hap1, whole genome shotgun sequence DNA region contains:
- the LOC137374866 gene encoding RING finger protein 228 produces the protein MAEAEASLPAPDATTPYEEYECKICYNYFDLDRRAPKILECLHTFCEECLTTLHVREDRPWRIACPICRHRTAVPDYRIHNLPNNTKVTEAFPLYVGADPLPQDVLPPTPQLQRFNQQPPPQRQQLQPQQPRSSAALPPEPATPSAAAGSRQSSGPSAPYESCQNCKRAALTAGCVCVIFSFLSMVVLLFTGLIFVNHYNSSPSPVGPICLSVASILALFSVVVTWVICWLKYRPESNGQVNNRAPASSSARRST, from the coding sequence ATGGCAGAAGCGGAGGCAAGTCTCCCAGCACCCGACGCAACAACCCCTTATGAAGAATACGAGTGCAAAATCTGCTACAATTACTTCGATCTGGATCGCAGGGCGCCCAAGATCCTGGAGTGTTTGCACACGTTTTGCGAGGAGTGTCTGACCACACTGCACGTCAGGGAGGACCGGCCATGGCGAATTGCTTGCCCCATCTGCCGGCACAGGACAGCCGTGCCCGACTACAGGATACACAACCTGCCCAACAACACCAAGGTCACCGAGGCTTTCCCCCTGTACGTGGGGGCCGACCCTCTGCCCCAGGATGTCCTCCCTCCGACGCCCCAACTGCAGAGGTTCAATCAGCAGCCTCCGCCTCAGCGCcagcagctgcagcctcagcagccgAGGTCCAGCGCTGCCCTGCCACCCGAGCCCGCCACCCCCTCGGCAGCCGCGGGCAGCCGACAGTCCTCAGGACCCTCGGCGCCTTACGAGAGCTGCCAGAACTGCAAGCGGGCCGCCCTGACCGCCGGCTGCGTCTGCGTTATCTTCTCCTTCCTCTCCATGGTGGTGCTGCTCTTCACCGGTCTGATCTTTGTCAATCATTACAACAGCTCGCCCTCTCCAGTCGGCCCCATCTGCCTGTCAGTGGCCAGCATCTTAGCCTTGTTCTCAGTGGTTGTCACGTGGGTGATCTGCTGGCTCAAATACCGCCCCGAGAGCAATGGGCAAGTGAATAACAGGGCACCTGCTTCCTCTTCAGCCAGGAGAAGCACTTAG